The genomic DNA CGCGGGCGCGGAGTGCGAGCCCGATCGCGATCGTCGGCTGGACGTCGCCGCGGCTCCCCATGGCGAGGATGCAGACCTTCATGTCAGTAAAGCCCTTTCGACGGTCGGGTGGAGCTCGGTACGGGAGGCCGGGCGGGCACGCCGGCGGTGTCGCTGAGCGCCGCCCGCACCGGGCGCAGGAGCAGCAGCGTGAGCGGCAGCACCGGGACGGCGACGAGCAGCGGGATCACCTGGCAAGCCACGACCGCGTAGTCGATCGGGAGGCCCAGTGCGGCCGTGACCGAGGCGCCGGTGCTGAGCACGACCGCCGCGAGCCACAGCGGATCCACCGCTCCGATCGCCCGCACGCAGTGCCGCTCGGCGCGGACCCGACGGTTCCACCGCTGCGCCCGCTCCGCGTCGCCGCGCACCGTCAGGCGCATCATCAGCGTGGCGACGGCCCGCCGGCGCAGCACCAGGCCCGCGGCGATCGCCACCGCCATCAGCCCGCCGATCGCCGTCTCCACCAGCAGGATCACGCGGGGGCTACCGGAGATCGCGGCGGCGGTGATCGAGCAGGCGAGCAGCGCCAGGGTGAACACCTCCAGCGGGTCGATCGCGCGGCGCACCAGCGAGCGGGTCAGGATCCGGGCCGCCACCAGGGTCGTGCCGGCGACGAGCGCGAGGAGCTGTCCCACGCCGGCCAGGTAGCGCAGGGCGAAGTAGACGCCCAACTGCAGCCCGACGTCCACGAGGAGCGACACGGGCGGCGCGGGCGGCGACTCGGTGTCGGCGAGGGGGCCCGTCATGCGGCGGTTCCGATCTCGAGCAGTGCGTGCGCCCCGTCCTCGATCCGGTCCAGGAGCCGGAGGCGGACGGCACCGTCGAGCGTGCCGGGCAGGGCGCGCAGCTCGATCGACAGCCTGCCGCCGAAGGTGGAGACCAGGTAGGAGGTGCCGATCGGGGCGGCGGGCACGCCGGGGCCGGTGTGGCCGGCGGCGTACTCGCGGATGCCGGCGGCGCTCCGCACGATCTGGGCGTGGAAGTCGAGCACCTGCAGGCCGGCCGGCGTCACGGGCTCGGGCACCGCGCCCAGGTTGCTGATGAGGACGGGCGGGCCGTGACGGCGGGTCCGCGGGTCCGGCATCGGGCTCACGGCGGTCCGCAGCACGGTGCCGTCGCGGACGTCGGCGCGGATCCGGTCGGCGACGGTGCGCGCGATCTCGGCGGTCGGTGCATCGCCCACCGCGACATAGGAGAAGCCGCACAGCGCGGTGACCGAGCGCAGCGGGATCGGCGGGGTGATCCGGGACCGGAAGTCCACGGGCGTGAGCAGCGCGAGGGCCGCGTCCTCCGCGCATTCGGCGAGCTCGGCCCGTGCGATCACACCGCTGACCAGCGCGTGGGTGGAGACGCCGTGGGCGTGCGCGGCGGCGTCGAGCGCCGCCGTCTCGCCCGGCGTGAACCGGACCCGCACCGCATCGTCGACGTCCGGGCCGGGCTCGTCCGGGAACTCCGCCGGGACCGATCCGTGCCAGACGGTGCCCGCCAGCCGCTCCTCGTAGTCCAGCTCCTCCGGGAGGTGCCCGCGGGCCGCCATCACCAGGTGCGGCTCGGCCGGGAAGTCGTTGGCGCGCCGGATGATCGGCGTCGCACCGCTCGCCAGCGCGGTGTACAGCTCGAACAGTCGGGCCGCGATCGCGACGATCCCGGAGCCGTCCGTCGCCGCATGGCTCGCCCACAGCGTGAGGCGGTACCGGTCGCCGATCCCGGTGAGGGACAGGGCCGCCAGTTGCTCGGAGCCGACGAACCACGGCGGCGTCTGCTCGTACCCGCTCCACGGGGCGGCGGTGTCGCGGAAGCCGATCGCGGCGGCGACGGCCGCGTCGCCCGGGGCGAAGTGCGGGCGGCCCTTGACGTCCACGATGCGGGCCGCGAGCACGGGGTACTCCTCCAGCAGCGCGGTGAACGCCGAGCGCAGCGCGGTGCGGTCGACCTCGCCCCGCAGTTCGAACGACGTGCCGATCACCTCGCGCGACGTGGGCCGCACGAAGGATGCCTCGGAGAAGGTGAGTGCGCGATGGTTCTGCATGGGCGGCTCCTGTTCTGGACGGCGTGCGGCGGGGCGGGTGGCGTCAGGCGGCGGGGGCCCGGCGGGCGGCGGCGTGGACGAGGGCGTCGATCCGGTCGGCGACGGCGGCCCGGGCCTCCTCGGAGGCGGTGCCGCCCAGCGTGATCGCCTCGATCCCGAGGCGGCCGCGGAAGGTCGAGACCTGGTGGATCGTGGCCGACGGGGCCGGGCGGCGCTGCCCCGCGGGCACGTGCAGCGCGGAGGAGTCCATGGACAGCACGGGCCGCAGATCCTCGGCGACCAGACCGTCGGGGAGCTCCACGTCGAGCCGGCCGAGATTGCTGAGCACGACCGGCGGATCGGCCTCCGCGTCCGGTGCGGCGGCCGTGGCGAGCGCCGTGAGGGCGCGGCCGCCGCGCACGTCCCGCCGGACCGTCCGGGCCAGCGCGTCACCGACCGCGGCGGGGTCGCTCGCGGCGGTCAGCTCGGGGGCCGCGTACGAGGCGCCGACGAAGTTCGTGACCTCGGTGGGGTCGAGGAGCGGGCGCACCCGGCGCCGCAGGTCGGCGAGCGTCATCGCGCCGATCCGGATGGGCGCCGCCGGGTCCTCGTCGAGGAATCCCGCGCGCTCCGCGGTGAGGAGGATGCCGGAGATCAGGGCGTTCAACCCCACGCCCTCGGCGGCGGCCAGCAGCCCCGCGGTGGTCTCCGGGGAGAAGCGCAGCGAGGTCGCCGCGGGAAGCACGGCTTCGCCGCTCCGCGGGCCGAGGACGGGCGCGCTGCCGTACCACCGCGCACCGTCGAGCCGGGCGCGGCCGGTGCTGACCTTGGGGACGTCGAGGTCGGCGAGGACGCGCTGCGCGGACCCGGGGAACGGGTGCGGCGCGGCGACGTCGGTCGCCCCGGTGCGCACCAGGGCGGTGTAGTGCGTCCAGAGCCGGGTGAGGAGCGCGTACAGGTGCGTGCCGTCGGCGAGCGCGTGGTTGACGGCGAGGGCGACGCGGTGGCGCTCCCCGAACGTGGTGACGTGCAGGCGGGCGAGCGCCGTCGTGGGATCGACCAGCGGCTCGCCCGGGCCGGCCGTGCGGGTGGCGCCGGCCCCGGGGGCGACGAAGGCGAAGCCGTCACCGGCGGGCGCGACGGCGGCGTCGAGGGCGGGGTGCTCGGCGCGCAGCGCGGCGAAGGCGTCCGCGAGTGCGTCGGTGTCGAGCGGGCCGCGCACGGTCAGCTCGAAGGCGCACGTCGTGGGGTGCGGGCCCACGAAGCCGATCTCGGACGAGGCGAGGGGGCGGAGCGTCGTGGTCATGGGATGACGCTAGGACGCCGTCCATTCCTTTCGCGAGGCGAACGAGCGGTGTCGCTCGTCACGCCCCGGGACTCTTGACCAGGGTTGGTGAACATTGCAGAAGGTGGCCGAGTCGTCGTTGTCGCAGCTCGAACGGCGTACGCGATAGAAGCTTCAACTACGGTTCCCAGCTGCGGAAACGTTCCGATCGCGTGGAATTAACGCGATGCTAACGAGATTTCGATGGTGAATCCTGTGAGGTCCACCACGTCCGTGATGGCGAAGTTCAGGCGCGGTCGGACCACAGGTCGACCGGCGAGACGCCCAGAGTGTCGAGCAGCCGACGGGTCAGCGGCAGCGAGATGCCGATCACCGAACTCGGATCGCCGTCGATGCCTTCGATGAACCAGCCCCCGAGCCCGTCGAGCGTGAACGCGCCGGCCACCTGCAGCGGCTCACCGGTCGCGACGTACGCCTCGACCTCCTCGTCCGACGGTGCGCCGAACCGCAGCGTCGTCGCCCCGGTGCCCCCGGACTCTCCGGTCACCACCCCGTCGTCCACGAGGATCGCGCTGTGCCCGGTGAGGAGGCGGCCCGTGCGCCCGCGCATCGCGCGCCAGCGGGCCGCCGCGACCTCGGCTGTGTGCGGCTTGCCGACGAGCTCGCCGTCGATCGACAGCATCGAATCGCAGCCGATCACCACGGCGCGGCCGGGCACCGGAGCCTCGGCGAGGATCCGGTCCACGACGTCCCGCGCCTTGGCGTGCGCGAGCGCGGCGACGGCGTCCTCGTGCGGGACGTCCGGGCCCAGGCCGGCGAGGACCGCGTCCTCATCGACCCGCGACACCGAGACCAGCGGCGACGCGCCCGCGGCGCGCAGCACCGACAACCGCGCCGGCGAGGCCGACGCGAGGACGAGACGCACGGGTGCGGCGATGGGTTACGACCCCTTGGTCCAGAACACCGGCGTCTGGCTGGTGAAGGCGTTGGGGCCGTTGAAGTACTGCGGACGCATCCGGTCGCGCACGTCGCCCCACAGCGACTTCGGGCCCTCCGGGCCGGTCTGCGGCGCCGACCCCGTGGCCGCGGCCAGAACCGCGACGACGGCGGCGACATCGGTGTCCGAGGGATTGCCCTTCTCGAACCGGATGGCGGCCTTGAGCTTCTCGACGTCGGCCGTGCTGGCCTCCACCGGCTTCTGCTCGGCGCTCACAGCGGGATGTTCCCGTGCTTCTTGGGCAGGGTGGCGACCACCTTGCGCTCGAGCATGTTCAGGGCCGTGACGATCTGCCCGCGGGTGTGCGACGGCGGGATCACCGCGTCGACGTAGCCGCGCTCGGCCGCCACGTACGGGTTGACCAGCGTGTCCTCGTACTCCTCTTGGAGCTTCAGGCGCAGCGCCTCGACGTCCTCGCCCTTCTCGGCGGCCTCCGCCAGCTCCTTGCGGTACACGAAGCCGACGGCGCCGCTCGCACCCATCACGGCGAACTGGGCGGTGGGCCACGCGAGGTTGATATCGGCGCCCATGTCCTTGCTGCCCATCACGCAGTACGCGCCGCCGTAGGCCTTGCGGGTGACGATCGTGATCTTCGGGACGGTGGCCTCGCCGTAGGCGTAGAGCAGCTTCGCGCCGCGGCGGATGATGCCGTCGTACTCCTGGCCGGTGCCGGGCAGGAAGCCGGGCACGTCCACCAGCGTGACGATCGGGATGTTGAAGGCGTCGCAGAACCGCACGAAGCGCGCGGCCTTCTCCGAGGCGTCGATGTCGAGGCAGCCGGCCAGCTGGGTCGGCTGGTTCGCGACGATGCCGACGGAGCGGCCGTCGATGCGGCCGAAGCCCACGATGATGTTCATGGCGCGCTGCGGCTGGATCTCGAGGAACTCGTCGTCGTCGAGCAGGCGGCGGATGACCTCGTGCATGTCGTACGGCTGGTTCGGCGAATCCGGGATCAGCGTGTCCAGCTCGCGGTCCTCGTCATTGACCGAGTCCTCGATCGAGCCGGTGAGCGGGTCCGTCGGGACGAAGCGCGGGGCCTCGGCGCGGTTGTTCGACGGCAGGTAGGTCAGCAGCTCGCGGACGTAGTCCAGCGCGTCCTGCTCGCCCGACGCGACGTAGTGCGCCGTGCCGGACTTGGTCATGTGCGTCTGGGCCCCGCCCAGCTCCTCCTTGGTGACCTCCTCGCCGGTCACGGACTTGATGACGTCCGGGCCGGTGATGAACATCTGGCTCTCGTGGTCCACCATCACCACGAAGTCGGTCAGCGCGGGGGAGTAGACGTGACCGCCGGCGGCCGCGCCCATCACCACGGAGATCTGCGGGATGACGCCCGAGGCCTGCGTGTTGCGGAAGAAGATCTGCGAGTACAGGGCGAGCGAGACGACGCCCTCCTGGATGCGCGCACCGGCACCGTCGATGATGCCGACCAGCGGGCGGCCGGTCTTGGTGGCCAGGTCCATGACCTTGACGATCTTCTCGCCGTAGACCTCGCCGAGCGAGCCGCCGAAGACGGTCGAGTCCTGGCTGAAGACGCACACCTCGCGGCCGTCGATGGTGCCGTAGCCGGCCACCACGCCGTCGCCGACGGGACGGCGCGCCGCCATGCCGAAGTTGGTCGAACGGTGCTGGGCCAGCTTGTCCAGCTCCACGAACGAGCCCTCGTCGAGCAGCGCGAGCACGCGCTCGCGGGCCGTCAACCGGCCCTTCTCGTGCACCTTGTCGATCGCCGCCTGCCCCATCGGGGCCATCGCCTCGGCGTCCTTCTTGCGGAACGCCGCCAGCTTGCCGGCGGTGGTGTGGATGCTGGGCTCGGCGTCAGCGGGGTTGCCGGCGCCGGAGGCGCCGTCGGTGGTGGAGGCACTCGTCATAGACCCGACTCTAACCAATAGAGTCGATTCCGAACCGCACTGCCCATAGAAGGAGGAGGTCGTGGTGCTTCCCGATCAGGCGGCCATCGCCGCAGCCGTGCGCGGCACGCGCTGGCACCAGGTGTCGGTGGTGCCCAGCACCGGCTCCACCAACGCCGACCTCGCCGACGGCGTCCGCGCGGGCGACGAGCCCGGCCGCGTGCTCATCGCCGACGTGCAGACGGCGGGCCGCGGCCGGCACCAGCGCCCGTGGTCGGCGCCCTCCGGCACCCAGCTCTCCATCTCGGTCACCGTGGCGGTGCCCGCCGCCGCGGCACCCCGCGCCGGCTGGCTCTCTCTGGTCACCGGCGTCGCCGCCGTCGCCGCGGTGCGCGAGGTGACCGGCCTGAGCGCGGGCCTCAAGTGGCCGAACGACGTGCTGCTCGACGCCGAGCCCGGCAAGCGCGGCGGCAAGACCGCCGGCATCCTCTCGGAGCTGGCGACGGCGCCCGGCGGGAACCTCGTGGCCGTCATCGGGACCGGCCTGAACACGACCCTGGCCGCCGCCGACGTGCCCGTCGAGACCGCCACGTCGCTCCAGCTGGCCGGCGCCGACGACCCGGATCGCACCGCGCTCGCCATCGCGTACCTGCGACACCTCGATGCCGGGCTCACCTCCTGGACCGACGACCCCGCCTCCGCCCGCGCCGACTACCTCGCCGCGTGCGTCACCGTGGGGCAGGAGGTCACGGTC from Tsukamurella paurometabola includes the following:
- a CDS encoding VC0807 family protein; amino-acid sequence: MTGPLADTESPPAPPVSLLVDVGLQLGVYFALRYLAGVGQLLALVAGTTLVAARILTRSLVRRAIDPLEVFTLALLACSITAAAISGSPRVILLVETAIGGLMAVAIAAGLVLRRRAVATLMMRLTVRGDAERAQRWNRRVRAERHCVRAIGAVDPLWLAAVVLSTGASVTAALGLPIDYAVVACQVIPLLVAVPVLPLTLLLLRPVRAALSDTAGVPARPPVPSSTRPSKGLY
- a CDS encoding phthiocerol/phthiodiolone dimycocerosyl transferase family protein, which gives rise to MTTTLRPLASSEIGFVGPHPTTCAFELTVRGPLDTDALADAFAALRAEHPALDAAVAPAGDGFAFVAPGAGATRTAGPGEPLVDPTTALARLHVTTFGERHRVALAVNHALADGTHLYALLTRLWTHYTALVRTGATDVAAPHPFPGSAQRVLADLDVPKVSTGRARLDGARWYGSAPVLGPRSGEAVLPAATSLRFSPETTAGLLAAAEGVGLNALISGILLTAERAGFLDEDPAAPIRIGAMTLADLRRRVRPLLDPTEVTNFVGASYAAPELTAASDPAAVGDALARTVRRDVRGGRALTALATAAAPDAEADPPVVLSNLGRLDVELPDGLVAEDLRPVLSMDSSALHVPAGQRRPAPSATIHQVSTFRGRLGIEAITLGGTASEEARAAVADRIDALVHAAARRAPAA
- a CDS encoding biotin--[acetyl-CoA-carboxylase] ligase, giving the protein MVLPDQAAIAAAVRGTRWHQVSVVPSTGSTNADLADGVRAGDEPGRVLIADVQTAGRGRHQRPWSAPSGTQLSISVTVAVPAAAAPRAGWLSLVTGVAAVAAVREVTGLSAGLKWPNDVLLDAEPGKRGGKTAGILSELATAPGGNLVAVIGTGLNTTLAAADVPVETATSLQLAGADDPDRTALAIAYLRHLDAGLTSWTDDPASARADYLAACVTVGQEVTVSLPADEVLRGTAVDVDIEGRIVVQDAAGSRHVLSAGDVTHLRPA
- a CDS encoding acyl-CoA carboxylase subunit epsilon, which translates into the protein MSAEQKPVEASTADVEKLKAAIRFEKGNPSDTDVAAVVAVLAAATGSAPQTGPEGPKSLWGDVRDRMRPQYFNGPNAFTSQTPVFWTKGS
- a CDS encoding phthiocerol/phthiodiolone dimycocerosyl transferase family protein, producing the protein MQNHRALTFSEASFVRPTSREVIGTSFELRGEVDRTALRSAFTALLEEYPVLAARIVDVKGRPHFAPGDAAVAAAIGFRDTAAPWSGYEQTPPWFVGSEQLAALSLTGIGDRYRLTLWASHAATDGSGIVAIAARLFELYTALASGATPIIRRANDFPAEPHLVMAARGHLPEELDYEERLAGTVWHGSVPAEFPDEPGPDVDDAVRVRFTPGETAALDAAAHAHGVSTHALVSGVIARAELAECAEDAALALLTPVDFRSRITPPIPLRSVTALCGFSYVAVGDAPTAEIARTVADRIRADVRDGTVLRTAVSPMPDPRTRRHGPPVLISNLGAVPEPVTPAGLQVLDFHAQIVRSAAGIREYAAGHTGPGVPAAPIGTSYLVSTFGGRLSIELRALPGTLDGAVRLRLLDRIEDGAHALLEIGTAA
- a CDS encoding acyl-CoA carboxylase subunit beta, which produces MTSASTTDGASGAGNPADAEPSIHTTAGKLAAFRKKDAEAMAPMGQAAIDKVHEKGRLTARERVLALLDEGSFVELDKLAQHRSTNFGMAARRPVGDGVVAGYGTIDGREVCVFSQDSTVFGGSLGEVYGEKIVKVMDLATKTGRPLVGIIDGAGARIQEGVVSLALYSQIFFRNTQASGVIPQISVVMGAAAGGHVYSPALTDFVVMVDHESQMFITGPDVIKSVTGEEVTKEELGGAQTHMTKSGTAHYVASGEQDALDYVRELLTYLPSNNRAEAPRFVPTDPLTGSIEDSVNDEDRELDTLIPDSPNQPYDMHEVIRRLLDDDEFLEIQPQRAMNIIVGFGRIDGRSVGIVANQPTQLAGCLDIDASEKAARFVRFCDAFNIPIVTLVDVPGFLPGTGQEYDGIIRRGAKLLYAYGEATVPKITIVTRKAYGGAYCVMGSKDMGADINLAWPTAQFAVMGASGAVGFVYRKELAEAAEKGEDVEALRLKLQEEYEDTLVNPYVAAERGYVDAVIPPSHTRGQIVTALNMLERKVVATLPKKHGNIPL
- a CDS encoding Maf family protein is translated as MRLVLASASPARLSVLRAAGASPLVSVSRVDEDAVLAGLGPDVPHEDAVAALAHAKARDVVDRILAEAPVPGRAVVIGCDSMLSIDGELVGKPHTAEVAAARWRAMRGRTGRLLTGHSAILVDDGVVTGESGGTGATTLRFGAPSDEEVEAYVATGEPLQVAGAFTLDGLGGWFIEGIDGDPSSVIGISLPLTRRLLDTLGVSPVDLWSDRA